A part of Capsicum annuum cultivar UCD-10X-F1 chromosome 6, UCD10Xv1.1, whole genome shotgun sequence genomic DNA contains:
- the LOC107874307 gene encoding wound-induced protein 1 — protein MRILTGTAKSDHVSFQFLPKTIDVFGSIVLVEGCDPTRSITWVHAWTVTDGVITQVREYFNTSLTVTCFGKKTQSDISSITPPLHCPSVWESSLPNRVGKSFPGLVLAL, from the coding sequence ATGCGTATCCTTACTGGAACTGCTAAATCCGATCACGTTTCTTTTCAATTCCTTCCCAAGACAATCGACGTCTTCGGCTCCATCGTCCTCGTCGAAGGCTGTGACCCGACCCGATCCATTACTTGGGTTCACGCCTGGACTGTCACTGATGGGGTAATTACTCAAGTCAGGGAGTATTTCAATACCTCACTTACTGTGACCTGTTTTGGGAAGAAAACCCAGTCGGATATTTCGTCTATAACGCCGCCCCTGCATTGTCCCTCTGTTTGGGAGAGTAGCTTACCTAATCGGGTCGGGAAATCTTTTCCGGGTCTTGTACTTGCTCTATAA